The Thamnophis elegans isolate rThaEle1 chromosome Z, rThaEle1.pri, whole genome shotgun sequence DNA window TATTTTAGAACAGGTAGCACATGCTGATTGAAAACTTTCGTCTTCAGGCACGGGGTGGGATGGGGATTGTTTTTGAAAATTATGGTCAGTATGCAAAATGCCTGCAAACCTACTATAGCTATTTACtttcatgatttttatttttattatatcttaTGGTTTCCAGCCAGAAGTTTTTCAGACATGCTGGATTTGATAACCAGCCAACATGATCAGCGGTAGCTGAAGGAATTACAGATAAGATGTAAAATAGCTAGACAAAGCCATATTGAGAAGGCTGCATGGTAGTATGTATTTTCCATAGCTCCTTATATAATAAACCAAGTTGCAAAACAGACCTCTTAATTCTCTACACTCCTCGTTGAAATGATGAATGGAACTTTGTAGTAATTATGTGCTTCTTAAATTACATCTTGAAATAAATAGCAGTACTTGATGCAGTAGCCATGATTTCATATATGGAAAACTAAATGTGTTATTAATGCtgaaaaaagacaaaataattCTATTTGTCCAAGGTATCAGTGGTTTATTTTGCCTTTATTGTACTATAAATCAAGGGTGATGAGGTGAACTTGCCCCAAACACATCTGCAGATTTTCTCTGAAATCTCTACTTTCTTTGATACTCTTTGATAACGAGTTCTGGAATACCTGGTTCTTTCTGGGTAGATGGTTTTGAACAGAATACTCTACTTATGTGAAATTGGCATGAGGGAGAAGATCTCCACTCTTTCCCAACAAATAAGCTTTTAAAAGAATGACATtggtttcctatttttatactgaCTTACCAAGTCCTGGTGGATTTGGAGTGTGTGACAGTAATAATGTGCTGAACATTTGAGTGataattgaaaataatatttaataagaaaataaatgaaaaatgatggAGGTGGGCTGGTTACATTAAATTacaagagactgaaaatctgtcTTGAAGCTCCAAACAAAGAGTTAAATGGTAAGAGTTTACCTTACTTTATCTTATTATTCCCAGGCATTACTTTTCAGACACAGACCTGCATCCTAGGCTTAATAAAGAAATTTCTCATTACTGAGTTTGTTTCTATAAGGATTATCAGCCAAGGTGCAAACAAATTTCTGCTGTGTCTCTCTGAATCCTAATTCTACCTCTTATTGGAAGATGCATTTGTGTGTTATGCTTACCTTTAAATTGAGACTAAACTGACTTCCTTTTAACTGATCAGTTTTTCAGAAGTTTAGGAATCTTGTTCTAAAGTGATAAGTTAGTACTTATAATGGAAAACCTGTAGGAAACATTGCACAGCATGTATGTCCTGTTTATATTCATAAACTGCAATAGTGTTTAATATAGCTCCCGGCATAGACCATCTGCCACAATGATAATTTGGCCCTAGGTATGCACAACAGTAATGTGATGTCATCTTCTTGCAAAGCCAAGTTTCAGTGCACTTCTCTTTGCCACAAAGCTTATTTTTCTCATGTTGTAGCCATTGGAGGGATGCACAATCTCTCCTAAACTCGAATTAGCAACTCCTCAAATGAAGTTGTACAATACCTCCAAAAGGTAGATAATAGAATAACATCCTTTTACGGAATTAGTGGCTAAGTAGTGTATTCAGTTCATGTCAGTTGCACTGTTGCCAGACCTATCATTGTGGTTGTTTTGGAGAATTGTGGAATCTCAGCTGTTCTGTTCTCATGCCAATTTCCGAGCAGAAATCAGAACACTCATTTCTCCCATTAGATCTTCTGTTATATTAAACACTGTAGTTTCTCATCCACAGTAAAACTTGAAAGTTCCTGTAGTTCAACTGAGGTTTACATCAGATTTCTGGAAATTCAATCACACAATTCACAGAGGCCCTGCCCCCTTTTTGATCTGGTATGGCCACTCTATCAATTAGCaaattgatcccccccccccccccgtatgtatgtatgtctatgtatGTCTATCAACATTCTTTTCTAAATGTGAAGAATATAGAATATTACTGAGTTggaacatatatttaaaaattaaatgacaagattgTGGGCCTTCATTCTCTTGAGATCACTACCATTTTTACCTCAGCAAAGCCCACCTTGAGTATTTGCTTCTATTAGTGTAATTGAGATCTGTGTGCTACTTTTTACAGTTCTCttttcttaaaatttattttacttcTTAAATTTTACAGTTTGCTTTGTGTTTATATTTGTCCACACAGGAGGGATAAAAGCTCAAAGTGGCTGTTGTTATATTTCCCCCCATTCCATGCCAAAAATTCCCCTAATAGGATCTATGCCACCAGGATAATTATAACCAACTTACATTTTTAGAGATTAAATTATTAAGTAGAAGTATTCCTATTTTGTATTCTTGAATAATTTGCTATTTTATATTACTGCAACTTTCCTAGTCTGAACTCCTCCACATGTCTTGATCCCCATGCTTCCAGCTAGCACATTATTTGGGTATCTTGGAAGTTAAAAGCTCATGACAAGAGCAGCCAGATTATAtaaactatacaggtagtccttgacttacaactacaattgagccccaaaattctgttgccgagtgagatatttgttaagtgaattttgccttacTTTACAATCTTATTGCCatattcattaagtgaatcatggcagttattaagttaggaacatggttgttaagtgaatctggcttcatcattgactttgcttctcagaaggttgcaaaaggtgatcacatgaccccgaggACATTACaactcataaatatgaaccagttgccaaccatcCACATTTTGTTCGTGTgattgaccatggggatgctgcagtggtcttaagtgtgaaaaatggtgataaatcaatttttaagtgacattgtaactttgagcagtcactaagtgaaatgttgtaatctgaggattacctgtaatagaATCTAAAGAAATTTTTCACAATTACTTTTTTCCCATTAATGTAAATGGAGTATGTGAAATCCTCTGTCTAATTTATTttcggtatttatttatttattatttttcttctcccaaTAGGCTTGCTGTTATTTGAGCCcctctggtttgtttgtttgtttgtttgtttgtttatttatttatgcatacatacattacatactcTACATACCTACATTTTGAAAGCATTTAATATTGTACTTGAAAGATAACCACCCATACTTTTTTCAATTATATAATTATGGAAAATATATCTAGTAAGCAttccttgtttttatttcattttatatcattttctctccttggattctatttcttttaaaagcaaaatctGCTCTGTTGGTTATATATTATTTAGATTCTTGATGCCtcataaaaagaatgaaatatttaaatctgcttcaaattttttttttcataattctaAAAATACATTTAACAATGATATAATAGTTGTAGAAGAAGAATAGTCAATTGTACCTAATCAATTTTGGGGGGCATGGGAGAAATAATGCTGGATGTTTATCGTGCGCACACacatagacagacacacacaagtAAAAACTGAACTCTGCAGGAATTCTATAGAGGAAAACATCTAATTCTTTCTTTTGTACTTGGATTTTGTGCCTTATCCCACTGATTTCTTTCTATGTTGTTGCTAACTGagttattaataaatatatttccatAGAATTTTGCCAGGATTTAATTTTGTATATAGTCTCTAAATGCTAATGCTGATTGTTTGATGTAAGTTTTATAGTCCCCACATCACACTAGTGTCTTTGGAAATAAATCCATGAAATCCTAGTTAAACAATCAACCTCAAACAAAAAGCACATCACCTACATAGCTCCTAAAATTCTGGTCTGACAGCCCAGTTTTCAGAAAGTTAACAGGCCCTTTACAAATAGAAAATCTGAAAACTTCTTAGTTGAATttaagtttaattttttaaaaataaagttatttttctttaaatgtatATCATGGCAGAAGTGGGGTATGAGaaataagaaattattttaatgCAAGGGTAGGGAGAAATTATGGTTTTGTTTGTGTAAAATTTCATTGGTAGGAATGGGATTTACAAGGATTTTCTTTAGAGATGTGTTTGTAAAAATGAACTAGTTTGGCTGAGAAAATATAATTCAAAAGGcagaaaagaaatacagaaaatgtTAATTCGTTGGTGTATTCTAATTGTCATCTGGATTTATGCAGCCCAAATCCCCATACTCTTAccagctctctccccctctctccaccCCCTCACCTATATCAAAATTATATAAAACACATCTTTAATTCTTTAAGCTTTTAATTTCTTGTTCTCAAAAGTAATTACAGCATCAAACTTTATATTTCTCTTAGAATTCAACTAGAAGTTCCCTTTCCTTTGATTTCTCTATCAAAATAACCCTGTATGTTCCAATCATCAAAATATATGTGTTTACTTATTTCCTATGGATTATAGGATTTTTCCAATGTTTGCCCAACCttataaaacaattattttgtttctcttttctttaagaTCTGCTGGCCATAAGATATGAGATGGCACCATGTGATTCACTCAGCAAGATCTCTTTCTACCTCTTTGACAGAAAAAAAGAGCAAATTAAGAAGCTTCCTTCCAATCCCTAAGGCACTTCATCAAAGTAACTGAACTACAATAAGTTGACAGGTTCTTGGATCTTATCTTATtctatattgtgttttttttaatgatatagaGAGCTAATTGCTATTTTCTCAATACTCCGATCCTAGGTTAGAGATAGCATTCTCTTGATATGATAATAATTAACTCAAATTCTAAGATTATATtgctgtatattttatttattcatcccaTTTGTGGGTATTAAAGCTATGCTAAAATATACTTGGAGCAGTTTTCATATTAAAAGAGGTTCAGTACTATTTTCTCTTTAGCATCTCTGCTGGCtccatttacaaaaaaaatgtgttgGGAAACATTTCTCACTGTTCTTGGGTACCATAAGAAATGAATACTTTCTGCcttaatttatttatagaattttatttatttatttgctgcccatcttgcacCCAACAACTCTAGTATCCAAGTGGCCTTTACTCATTTGTCTTAAGAAATAGTAAGATAACCATCATGTATCAATAATGAAAAACCTATTCATTATCAGTAGTAAACGTTTACGTCACCTACCTATTTGCCCAACTGCTAAGATGGTTTTCTCCAGATTACATCTGAAAATAAAAGAGTGGATATTTTACTCACTACTAGTCCTAGTATTATTTTACTTACATGTTAAAATTAacttcatttatatttaaatagcttgaaaaaaTGCAAACTTCTTAGCTTGTTGATAAAAGTATGTGTGTTTGTGATACATATGATTGAAAAGATGGAGGTACTTAATAATGAAGAAATTAAAGATACTGTATTGCAACATTTCACAATTTGTCTTTAGGTTTTGTTCAAGTTATTGCAACCCTCTCCCCTTTCAATTGAGTTCCTTgaaaaaaacaggtttttttaaaaaagtaattaggttttattttatatacatagAAAGCACTGATAATTTTTTTAGAGCTTTTATAGCAAAATTCTTTACAAGCAGATGAATACACTCAGTCTTCCCTAGATTGGAACTCCAGTATACCTCCCATAATTTCCTAACTAAGATGCCTGTGAACTTGATGCAAAAACATATTTATGACTTCAGATCTATCAGTATTTTGGTTTGTCTGAAAAATAAGTacattcttgtaaaaaaaaaaaggacttccTTTCTTAAATAGTTTAATTTGGATTTAAAGCAATATGGAACATTGTAGTGCAAGGTCATTAACCACAAAAATGGTTGCTTAATTTGTCACTGCTGCATGAGTCTCAGTGTAAATCTCGTTAATGTGTCTGCTACTGTAAATGGAAGAAAGTAATTATGTTTTATTACCGCTGTTCTAGAAAACctgtgtttaaaaaagaaaaaagaaatagtctGCTTTGGAAATAGTGATATTAGAGTGAAAGAACATCTTAAGGTCATTTGTAACACTGAACCTATTGGACATTTACTAAATTAGACTTTGCCATCAAGATTTCCCATTTGACTACAATTCTCTAAATGTTTATCTGGGGACAAAACCCAGTGAACTTATTTCTGAATAGTTTTGCCCTGGTTGTACCTTAAGCTATATTGACATCATTTAAAACATACCCCTCACAGTCttctaaaaggttttttttttccttttccaggaatgtccttttaaaaagcaaaccaaCCATGAAGATGTCTATATACTAACCTGTTCTTGACTTCCATTGTTGGTGAGAATGAGGTTGCAGTTTTGTTCCTGAGACACTTTGCTACCACTGTTGGGTAAATGAGAAGCGGTTGGGTGATTATGCTGACATTCCAGCATGCATTTGGTAGACCTGTGGTTAACTCGCTCCCTCTCCATGTGTCTGCTTCTACAAAGCTTTGTCCTCATGATACTATGCTTTCATTCTGCCAGTATGTGCCCCAAAGGTTGCCTTTGTTCTCATTCTGGAGGTTTGAATGTCAGCTGCAGCAATGCGAACCTGAAAGAAATACCCAGAGATCTTCCTCCTGAAACTGTCCTCCTCTATTTAGACTCCAATCAGATTACATCCATCCCAAATGAGATATTCAAGGACTTGCACCAAttgaaagtcctcaacttatccaAAAACATCATTGAATTCATAGATGAGCACTCCTTCAAAGGGGTGGCAGAAACCTTGCAAATGCTAGACTTGTCAGACAACCGGATTAAAAGTGTGCACAAAAATGCTTTTAACAACTTGAAGGCTAGGGCTCGAATTGCAAACAACCCTTGGCACTGTGATTGCACCCTTCAGCAAGTCTTGAGAAGCATGGCTTCCAACCATGAAACAGCCAACAGTGTCATCTGTAAGACCTCCGATTTAGATGAACATGCTGGGAGGCCATTTCTCAATGCAGCTGATGCTGACCTATGTAATATTCCTAAAAAGACAACAGATTATGCCATGCTAGTCACCATGTTTGGCTGGTTCACCATGGTGATATCCTATGTAGTTTACTATGTGCGGCAAAATCAAGAGGATGCACGCCGGCACCTGGAGTACTTGAAATCTCTGCCAAGCAGGCAGAAAAAACCAGATGAAGCAGATGACATTAGCACTGTTGTATAATGAGCCCAAACCCTGTGACAGACTGAGGTAGCCATTAGGTATGGAGAGCACGGATACCAGCTGTTTCCTTCTAACATTCGTGGTCAATATGTTAAAGACTTTTTCCAATTAAACTGAATTCTGCCACTGTCaacctttcttaaaaaaaagatgtctgTTTTGGGATAATAACAGTACTCTTTTATTATTTCTCTGGTGGTATTCTAAACGAAGTGAACTAAAATGTAAACATTAGTTTAGACTCATTCCACTCTTTaataatgaaatttatttttttaatttaaaaccaaATAAAAGCTAAACTTTGAACCATGTAAATGCAGAGTAATTTATTGACCCAAAGACTGCCTTATAAGCTTGTTTGGCTATTGCTATGTGGACAGATCACAGATTTACACTGATCAAAAAGTGATTTTGAATCAGGCCAATTCAAATTTCCCGAAATTGGCTCTCTGAAGATATATCTAAACCTTGATATGTATTGATATATTTATGAGAGAGATTATGTTATTATACAACATAGTACCATTCTATGTTCCAAGTATACAACTGTCATTTTGATATTATCAAGTTAATGTTTGGTTAGTTCCAATCTGCTGAATTCAAATGATCAACTTACTATTGATTTTGGCActcatatatttttattctggcTGCCATGCAACACCGCAGCTTTCTATAACCTGGTACTGAAATTTTGAGTTTCAAGTCTTATCTGCTGCGGATTTGGGGAGTTGATTTCTAAAATATCTGGTGAATATTAGAAAGTAGTTTATTGTAATGAACATAAAGTGTTGCATTTGAATAGATGTATATGAAGTGTTAGAATAGTATTTGTTTTAGTTTAAAAGAGAGCATTGGAGAATGTATCTACAAATCTATTTTGAATTGAGATTGAAGTATaatttttcttccctctcctttcatTCTaaattttagaaaatccacatccattattatataaattatttttcatatatatgAAAGAGCATATGCAAATAGTTCGCAGTTCTTTGGCTCAATCTTCAATTTTTACTGTGTATCTGTAAGTGAGATAGATATAGAAAATCTTGTCAAGATTTGATGAAGTGGGCTGGTTcctaatcaaataataaaattagCTCCTTAAAATCCATAGGAACTTGTTGTATAATTAGAACCTGTGTAACAGATCAGGATCCCTGTTATTGAAAGCCCAGTTATTGTCAGTATTAGGTTAGGGGAATCTCAGAGCTATTGACactaggaagttaaaaaaaaaaagcagtggcGAACCATTTCTGCAACCTGCTAAGGGAACCATATAGAGGTTTTCTATTAGAATCACTTTTATACAGAACCATTGAGCTGATGAGGACCGTCAGACTATTATCTAACTCCCTGTTGAGTgtagaaatccaaattaaagcatttctGTCTAACAGACAGCTGTGTATCCTCCAGCTTCACTGAATGACAAGGAGAAAACTAGCTCTGAAAGTAAATTTTTCCCCTAACAaaatattgttaatttttttataatGTTCAGTCAGAattgtttttctatcattttaacCTAACAAGCAACTTGATTAAAATATGACAAATTTAATCTAGCaagatttatttttaacaaatataTGCTGAAAATAGTATCTTCATTGTTTTCAAGGTGCTTACAGATTGCTGTCTTTATTTTCATCTTTAGGTCTTCCCAACCACATATCAATTttagattggtctgtaatttcttGAGTCCATCTATTGAACAAATATATGAATTTTGACTTTCTCCAGTCACCTAGCATATCACAAGGTCTCAAGGATTTTTTCAGAGATAATTCATAAATGTTTGGTCAGACCATTAGCAACTTACCATGTAGTTCATAAAGCCCTAGATATCTAAACTATTCGTGAGAAATTGCAATTTCCTGACCTTGCTTTTGTCAATCTTGAGCTTCATTCCTTCCTGTTCAATATGCTCATGACTGGCAAAATATCTGCTTCTTGTTAAGAGATGATATGGTCAAAAGAGGACTTGGATAGTTATGTTCGCATTTTGCTTTTGTTCCTTTAAATATACTTTAAGAAAACCTGTTCATTTTTCTAATACTCTGCTAATTTCAGCTCATTCTGAACTTTCGATTTTGTGCCACCATTCTTACAGTTTTGGGTGTCTCACTGTACTCTCACCTTGGTAATCTCTCTTTACaagtttttgtttatttgtttttcagaaCTCAAGTGTTTCTGGATCTGGGCCATACTGATTCAATATTTTAATACCTTTCTTTAGCTATACTGTTTCGAATCTCTTGTTCTTCATTATATACGAAGAAATATACCCAAAGTGAACTGGCATCTGAAGGTAATGGAACACAGGCCTTCCATTGGGCCTCAGCCCGTTACGTACAATCATACAATGCAGTGCAATTAATTCTTCACACAAACTTGAAATGCGTACAATAACCTTATTTAATTTGTGCTATGTCTCACACACTCCTAAGCTAGCTGTGAATTTAGAGAACTAAAATCCCAACATTAACCTAATCATGTTAGTGATTATCTGAATTTGGTTCTGATTTTGAAGGTATCTGCTTTCACTGAAGTGGGGGAGAGGGTGCAGAACCAAATTCAGATAATCACTAACATGATTAAGTTAATGTTGAGAttttagttaattagttagttagttaacaTGATTAAGTTAATGTTGAgattttagttagttagttagttagttaattatttatgaaatgttttaatACTATAATACTGATTTCTGACAACTGGGTATCAACAGTTTCTAAGCTTTTTAAGGGAGGAAAAGACACCGGACGACTTCTTGAATCAATCCAGAAGAACTTAAATTTCTTCATATGCTCCTCATATATTTTGTAGCATATTTCAGTTGAGAAATTTCAAAGTACTGAAATTGGAGAACCAATCACTAATTTTTCCTTCCAGACAACCTTTATTTGGAATATATAATCCAACCAGtgtttcagtgttttagtgttttgATTTATTGATTAATTGAATTGGGATGATGTAAGTATTTATTATATGCTGTCTCCCCCGCTGTCAGGAACAAGTAGTAATCTTCACCCCAAAGCAGCTAAACTGGGCAGTTGCTTTATTACATATTAGTTTTGAAAACATTATGAAATCAGCATAAATTGACTCATTAGTAAaagaaacacaggtagtcctcaacttacaaacatttgtttggTGACTGTTTAGagtcactgaaaaagtgacttataatagttttcacacttaatgaccattgaaCATTCCCATGGGCATATGAtcgaaatttggatgcttgacaactggcatgtatttatgacagttgcagtattccagggtcatgtgatcaccttttgcaaccttctgacaagcaaagtgaataggGGGCCCAGATTTACTTAACCATTTTATTAACTTAACTAACAgcaattcactgaacaactgaggcaagaaagactgtaaaatggggcaaacttcacttaacaactgtcttgcatagcaatggaaatttgaggctcaattgtgtttgtaagttgagaaccaccTGTAGTCAAAAGAAGGCAGGGGCATTGTCCATTTATTAATGTACAGCACTAATACATCACGAACAATATCCATCCAATTTATAAAATTAGTGTCCATTTTTCGGTTACCATATCCTCTATTCAAACTGTGATGCTATATTCAGAACTTTATCTCTCCTTGCCAGGCTTGAAATTAATTAAACTATTccataatggaaacagaaataagCCCTTTTATTTTATGAATGTAACAAAAGCCTACTTTTTAACCCTAAGAAAcatctaggttttttttcccttcaaacttactttctcttttcttttttgaaaagttttttatttttaatctcttacattcatttacaggtatacattcacatagttattatttttgttatattttatcaCTTTTATACATTTACATGTATGACTACATGTATGATTACATTGTATTTCATATAAGGAGTTAAAATATATATCCGGGATTGCTTTGCTTATCATCTCATACACCTATTTTATGTTACCACAactctacttttccttcctttttctttttctgactcAGTTTAGTGATCAGGCAAAATAATGCTTGAAAAAGGGGGAATGTCAacaaaagagaaaggaataaaatCCAATTGCTGTTGATAAAATACATTCTTCATTAGATCAATTAGCTTTTTtaacagtaataaaaatataaatagcaaCAAGACAAAGCTTGAAAGAAAAATCATTAAGTCACTTAAAgcatatacaataaaataatttaatttttcagATATGTGTATAAACTCATCTATATAATTAGAAAAGAGTTTCATCTTTGGATACATTTTGGTattataaaaaacaaaaatcaggaattccaaattaaaaataaaggatcAGAATTCATACATGCACTTACTCCCACAAACTCCCACAAACAGAATGGATGAAATAAATTCATAATAACTTTAAaagaaatgtgggggggggggagtaacatCTCTGAAATCCTTAGTTTTTGAAGTGGGGGAAATCAGTTACAAACATTTTCTGTAAAATAAAGGAGCATTTAAATGCTCATctttattagtaaaaaaaaaaaacctcatgttaataattttaaaaatctcataGAAGTGAGCACTATGAACATAAAGTATTTAAACATTTCAGACATTTATATGCATGTGAACTATAATCAAACTCACTACTAAGCTCTGTAGATGTAATAGAGTTCCCACTTCCTCATCAGTTTCTTATTCTATCTTCTTGGTATCTTGTgccaactgttcaaagttacaacataaaCCCCTCCCCAAAGTACTTACAACACAGTCCCAATGTTATGAATCTTGCATTACCACAGCAGTCGCTCACCCTTACAAATGACTGTAGAGGCACTGCAATATTTGCCCTGTCTATTCCTCCTGCCCCAGCCAGGTCTCCATAGGCACTGGGCCTGTGAAGATCTAGCAAACCTTCGGTTTCTTTGCCTCTTCATTTCCTCAGGCCTTCAGTGCATTCAC harbors:
- the LRRC3B gene encoding leucine-rich repeat-containing protein 3B, which gives rise to MHLVDLWLTRSLSMCLLLQSFVLMILCFHSASMCPKGCLCSHSGGLNVSCSNANLKEIPRDLPPETVLLYLDSNQITSIPNEIFKDLHQLKVLNLSKNIIEFIDEHSFKGVAETLQMLDLSDNRIKSVHKNAFNNLKARARIANNPWHCDCTLQQVLRSMASNHETANSVICKTSDLDEHAGRPFLNAADADLCNIPKKTTDYAMLVTMFGWFTMVISYVVYYVRQNQEDARRHLEYLKSLPSRQKKPDEADDISTVV